Proteins encoded by one window of Enterococcus faecalis:
- a CDS encoding L-cystine transporter, with product MTTFITVLVILAFIAVLFGFYQMQKKHLKFSTRVFSALGVGIVLGAIIQFAFGTDSKITTQSMEWIGIVGNGYVAFLQMLVIPLVFVSIVGAFTKMKESNKLGKISFNVLATLLGTTAVAALVGIGTTLAFGLQGAKFTQGAAETSRIAELATRQDAIQDLTIPQQIVSFIPKNVFADFAGTRPMSTIGVVIFAAFVGVAYLGVRRKAPKEAEFFANLIDSLYKITMRIVTLVLRLTPYGVLALMINVVATSDFVAIINLGKFVLASYVALIIVFAIHMLILITLKVNPVTYLKKVFPVLSFAFTSRSSAGALPLNIETQTKALGVDDATANFAGSFGLSIGQNGCAGVYPAMLATIVAPTVGIDVFSLQFILMLVAVVTISSFGVAGVGGGATFASLIVLGAMNLPVAIVGLVISVEPLIDMARTAVNVNDSMVAGVLTSARIHELDRDVLNDRDVVLDANI from the coding sequence ATGACAACATTCATCACTGTATTAGTGATCCTTGCATTTATTGCTGTGTTATTCGGTTTCTACCAAATGCAAAAAAAACATTTAAAATTCTCAACACGTGTCTTTTCAGCATTGGGCGTGGGGATTGTTTTAGGTGCAATTATTCAATTTGCTTTTGGTACAGACAGTAAAATTACTACGCAATCAATGGAATGGATCGGGATTGTAGGTAATGGTTATGTAGCGTTTCTACAAATGCTCGTAATTCCGTTAGTATTTGTATCTATTGTAGGTGCATTTACAAAAATGAAAGAATCCAATAAATTAGGAAAAATTAGCTTTAATGTGTTAGCCACCTTACTAGGAACAACAGCAGTAGCTGCCTTGGTGGGGATTGGAACAACCTTAGCGTTTGGTCTTCAAGGGGCAAAATTCACGCAAGGTGCTGCAGAAACGTCAAGAATTGCCGAGTTAGCGACGCGTCAAGATGCGATTCAAGATTTGACGATTCCCCAACAAATCGTTTCATTTATTCCTAAAAATGTCTTTGCTGACTTTGCGGGAACACGACCAATGAGTACCATTGGGGTGGTAATCTTTGCTGCGTTTGTTGGTGTCGCTTATTTAGGCGTTCGTCGTAAAGCGCCAAAAGAAGCTGAATTTTTTGCAAATTTAATTGATAGTTTATATAAAATTACCATGCGAATTGTTACCTTAGTTTTACGCTTGACCCCTTATGGCGTGTTAGCGTTAATGATTAATGTTGTAGCAACAAGTGATTTTGTTGCGATTATTAACTTAGGTAAATTTGTGTTGGCATCGTATGTGGCCTTAATCATTGTTTTTGCCATTCACATGTTGATTTTAATTACTTTAAAAGTCAACCCAGTTACGTATCTAAAAAAAGTTTTTCCAGTCTTGAGCTTTGCTTTTACTTCTCGTTCAAGTGCAGGAGCTTTACCATTAAATATTGAAACACAAACCAAAGCATTAGGTGTCGATGATGCCACAGCAAACTTTGCTGGTAGTTTCGGTTTATCTATTGGACAAAATGGTTGTGCCGGCGTTTATCCAGCTATGTTAGCAACCATCGTTGCACCAACTGTTGGAATTGATGTCTTTAGTTTACAATTTATTTTAATGTTAGTAGCAGTTGTCACAATCAGTTCATTTGGCGTAGCCGGTGTCGGCGGCGGAGCAACCTTTGCTTCTCTAATCGTTTTAGGCGCAATGAACTTACCAGTTGCAATTGTTGGTTTAGTAATTTCGGTTGAACCACTTATTGACATGGCGCGGACAGCTGTTAACGTTAACGATAGTATGGTTGCAGGTGTGTTAACAAGTGCTCGTATTCATGAGTTAGATCGTGATGTCTTAAATGATCGCGACGTTGTCTTAGATGCAAATATCTAA
- a CDS encoding VOC family protein, whose product MFSNQVKIMLYVNNVEESSQFWQTFGFVEKEREEVDGTLVVEIAPSESAEAIIVLYDLAFIQKHSPEVAGNTPSLMFASDDIIGLYKKMQEAGVTVGEMVQLPTGLVFNFADNDDNYFAVMGQESK is encoded by the coding sequence ATGTTTTCAAACCAAGTAAAGATTATGTTATATGTGAATAATGTTGAGGAATCTAGTCAATTTTGGCAAACGTTTGGCTTTGTTGAAAAGGAAAGAGAGGAAGTTGACGGCACATTGGTGGTAGAAATTGCACCAAGTGAATCAGCAGAAGCGATTATTGTTTTATATGATTTGGCCTTTATTCAAAAACATTCACCAGAAGTGGCGGGGAATACCCCTTCTTTAATGTTTGCTAGCGATGATATCATTGGTCTCTATAAAAAAATGCAAGAGGCTGGGGTTACTGTCGGTGAAATGGTTCAATTGCCAACAGGCTTAGTTTTTAATTTTGCAGATAACGATGATAATTACTTTGCTGTGATGGGGCAAGAAAGTAAATAA
- a CDS encoding serine hydrolase domain-containing protein produces the protein MRKRHAKKRHGGVNWLFIVCLLVVIGGSGYLIKTFFFTRDSQVSQESKVVLEEDRRSDNYANLTKEIVAPDSGELDQKIQETNYIGSALIIKDDQVLVNKGYGFANFEKQQANTPNTRFQIGSIQKSFTTTLILKAIEEGKLTLDTKLATFYPQIQGAEDITISDMLNMTSGLKLSAMPNNIVTDEEIIQFVKQNTIQVNKGKYNYSPVNFVLLAGMLEKMYQRTYQELFNNLYHKTAGLKNFGFYETLLEQPNNSTSYKWTEDNSYNQVLSIPAASFAHEFGTGNVDMTTGDLYWYLHQLMSGHLVSTALLQKLWTSSQQSSYHGGIYVHDNYLRLHGVEAGQQALVLFSKDMKTGVILLTNCVNPAKYKELIGSLFHDVTNLTVKF, from the coding sequence ATGCGTAAACGACATGCAAAGAAAAGACATGGAGGAGTGAATTGGCTTTTTATAGTGTGTTTGTTGGTGGTGATTGGTGGTAGTGGTTATTTAATAAAAACGTTCTTTTTCACTAGAGATTCACAAGTTAGTCAAGAATCGAAAGTGGTCTTGGAAGAAGATCGCCGAAGTGATAATTATGCGAATTTAACGAAAGAAATAGTTGCACCAGATAGTGGCGAACTTGATCAAAAAATTCAAGAAACAAATTATATTGGTTCGGCTTTGATCATTAAAGATGATCAGGTTTTAGTAAATAAAGGATATGGCTTTGCCAATTTTGAAAAGCAACAAGCCAACACGCCAAACACAAGGTTTCAGATTGGCTCAATTCAAAAATCTTTTACCACAACCTTGATCTTAAAAGCGATTGAAGAAGGTAAACTTACATTAGATACAAAACTCGCTACGTTTTATCCGCAAATTCAAGGTGCTGAGGATATTACGATTAGCGATATGTTGAATATGACAAGCGGTTTAAAGTTATCAGCAATGCCTAATAATATCGTTACCGATGAAGAAATTATTCAATTTGTTAAACAAAATACCATTCAAGTCAATAAAGGCAAATACAATTATTCCCCAGTAAATTTTGTCCTTTTAGCAGGAATGTTAGAGAAAATGTATCAACGTACCTATCAAGAATTATTTAATAATCTTTATCACAAAACGGCTGGTTTAAAGAATTTTGGCTTCTATGAAACCTTATTGGAACAACCCAATAATTCAACAAGTTATAAATGGACAGAAGACAATTCGTATAATCAAGTGCTCTCAATTCCCGCAGCTAGTTTTGCCCATGAATTTGGGACTGGGAATGTGGATATGACGACAGGTGATTTGTATTGGTACTTACATCAATTAATGAGTGGACACTTAGTTTCCACCGCACTTTTGCAAAAATTATGGACGTCTTCTCAGCAAAGTTCTTATCATGGCGGCATCTATGTTCATGATAATTATTTACGCTTACACGGCGTTGAAGCGGGTCAACAAGCCCTGGTTTTATTTTCAAAAGATATGAAAACCGGGGTCATATTGCTAACTAATTGTGTGAATCCAGCGAAATACAAAGAATTAATTGGTTCGTTGTTCCATGATGTAACCAATTTAACTGTTAAATTTTAA
- a CDS encoding DUF1003 domain-containing protein, translated as MKQSKNKQVVIGESTKKNIYLQDIEQETQAFILQNNPQLTAESMITLAELLNYRLDYMKQLVANDSEKIQQLNELVVQHIKEDKLISNNMNEKMEKKLTFGQRAADTIAKFGGSWVFIGFFCFVLIAWIVINSTTLLGQPFDKYPYILLNLALSCLAAIQAPIIMMSQNRQEARDREQANNDYKINLKAEVEINLLHEKMDYIINNQLENLVKIQNIQIELLGELQEQLAATSEKE; from the coding sequence ATGAAGCAATCAAAAAATAAACAAGTTGTTATTGGTGAATCAACGAAAAAAAACATTTATCTTCAAGATATAGAACAGGAAACGCAAGCTTTTATTCTCCAAAACAATCCACAATTGACAGCTGAATCGATGATTACATTGGCGGAGTTACTTAATTATCGTTTGGATTACATGAAACAATTGGTCGCAAATGATTCTGAAAAAATCCAACAACTGAATGAATTGGTGGTTCAACATATCAAAGAAGATAAGCTGATTTCCAATAATATGAATGAAAAGATGGAAAAGAAATTAACCTTTGGCCAACGAGCAGCGGATACCATTGCTAAATTTGGCGGTAGCTGGGTGTTTATTGGCTTCTTTTGCTTCGTGTTGATTGCTTGGATCGTGATTAACTCTACCACTTTATTGGGACAACCATTTGACAAATATCCTTATATTTTGCTAAATCTCGCCTTATCTTGTTTAGCAGCTATCCAAGCACCGATTATTATGATGAGTCAAAACAGACAAGAAGCCCGTGACAGAGAACAAGCGAATAATGATTATAAAATTAACTTAAAAGCAGAAGTAGAAATTAATTTATTACATGAGAAAATGGATTATATTATCAATAATCAACTAGAAAATTTGGTAAAAATCCAAAATATTCAAATTGAACTTTTAGGTGAATTGCAAGAACAACTCGCCGCGACTTCTGAAAAGGAGTAG
- a CDS encoding rhodanese-related sulfurtransferase: MKYQVLLYYKYTTIEDPEAFAKEHLAFCKSLNLKGRILVATEGINGTLSGTVEETEKYMEAMQADERFKDTFFKIDPAEEMAFRKMFVRPRSELVALNLEEDVDPLETTGKYLEPAEFKEALLDEDTVVIDARNDYEYDLGHFRGAVRPDIRSFRELPQWIRENKEQFMDKKIVTYCTGGIRCEKFSGWLLKEGFEDVAQLHGGIANYGKNPETRGELWDGKMYVFDDRISVEINHVDKKVIGKDWFDGTPCERYINCANPECNRQILTSEENEHKHLGGCSLECSQHPANRYVKKYNLTEAEVAERLALLEAVEV, encoded by the coding sequence ATGAAATACCAAGTATTACTTTATTACAAATATACAACAATTGAAGATCCAGAAGCTTTTGCGAAAGAGCATCTAGCTTTTTGCAAATCATTAAATTTAAAAGGCCGTATTTTAGTAGCGACAGAAGGGATTAACGGAACGTTATCTGGTACTGTCGAAGAAACAGAAAAGTACATGGAAGCAATGCAAGCAGATGAGCGCTTTAAGGATACATTCTTTAAAATTGATCCAGCAGAAGAAATGGCCTTCCGCAAAATGTTTGTTCGCCCACGTTCTGAATTAGTGGCGTTGAACTTAGAAGAAGACGTTGATCCATTAGAAACGACGGGGAAATATTTGGAACCTGCAGAATTTAAAGAAGCCTTACTAGACGAAGACACTGTTGTAATCGATGCTCGTAACGATTATGAATATGATTTAGGTCATTTCCGTGGTGCCGTGCGCCCAGATATCCGTAGCTTCCGTGAGTTACCACAATGGATTCGCGAGAACAAAGAACAATTTATGGATAAAAAAATTGTTACCTATTGTACTGGCGGGATTCGCTGTGAAAAATTTTCTGGCTGGTTATTAAAAGAAGGCTTTGAAGATGTTGCTCAATTGCATGGTGGTATTGCCAACTATGGAAAAAACCCAGAAACACGTGGCGAACTTTGGGATGGCAAAATGTATGTCTTTGATGACCGAATCAGTGTCGAAATTAATCACGTTGATAAAAAAGTTATTGGGAAAGACTGGTTTGATGGAACACCTTGCGAACGCTACATTAACTGTGCAAACCCAGAATGTAATCGTCAAATCTTAACTTCAGAAGAAAATGAACATAAACATTTAGGTGGCTGCTCATTAGAATGTAGCCAGCATCCTGCCAACCGTTATGTAAAAAAATATAATTTAACAGAAGCAGAAGTTGCTGAACGTTTAGCTTTGTTAGAAGCGGTTGAAGTATAA
- a CDS encoding LPXTG cell wall anchor domain-containing protein, with product MAGPVNVENGEGGIQMKIIKRFSLVCLGLLIIGLQTKSVMAEENNYESNGQASFYGTYVYENEKESNDVAYTQQSEEQGRNNLAASGQAVLPKTGESENPLYSLIGVSLLGVVIYLINKMKREKELI from the coding sequence TTGGCTGGGCCAGTCAATGTTGAAAATGGGGAAGGAGGAATTCAGATGAAAATCATAAAAAGGTTTAGTTTGGTATGTTTAGGGCTATTGATCATTGGGTTGCAAACAAAAAGCGTTATGGCTGAAGAAAATAATTATGAATCAAATGGTCAAGCGAGCTTCTATGGTACCTACGTTTATGAGAATGAAAAAGAGTCAAATGACGTAGCGTATACCCAACAATCAGAAGAACAGGGAAGAAACAATTTAGCTGCTTCTGGACAAGCAGTTTTACCTAAAACAGGCGAGTCTGAAAATCCGCTGTATTCCTTGATAGGAGTTAGTTTGTTGGGGGTAGTCATTTATTTAATTAATAAAATGAAACGAGAGAAGGAGCTTATTTAA
- a CDS encoding WxL domain-containing protein has product MKKTVLLTSATILLGVGFQAINASAAETFPKEYNTEGTITFEAGDNEITPPVDPENPDPTDPVDPIDPPGPGTGGALSIDYGSKFKFGTQKISTADQTYYAAPDEMKDGSKKPTYVQVTDKRGTLAGWKLTLSQPEQFKTATGEELVGAQLTFTKAEAASMVDEKYKPSEVSSTISLTPGVNNNLAMNAKKETGVGTWVYRFGSNEATNKEAVQLFVPGKSVKLAQQYSTKLVWALEDTPANN; this is encoded by the coding sequence ATGAAAAAAACTGTTTTACTTACATCGGCAACCATACTTTTAGGCGTAGGATTTCAAGCAATAAACGCATCAGCAGCAGAAACTTTTCCAAAAGAATACAATACGGAAGGCACAATTACTTTTGAAGCAGGCGATAACGAAATCACACCGCCTGTTGATCCAGAAAATCCCGATCCTACTGATCCAGTAGACCCAATTGATCCTCCGGGGCCAGGAACGGGTGGTGCCTTATCAATTGATTATGGGTCAAAATTTAAATTTGGCACACAAAAGATTTCAACGGCAGATCAAACGTATTATGCTGCGCCAGATGAAATGAAAGATGGTTCAAAAAAACCAACCTATGTACAAGTAACTGATAAAAGAGGAACGTTAGCAGGATGGAAACTAACGCTTTCCCAACCTGAACAATTTAAAACAGCTACTGGAGAGGAACTAGTCGGCGCTCAATTAACGTTTACAAAGGCAGAAGCTGCCTCAATGGTGGATGAAAAATATAAACCTTCTGAAGTCAGTAGTACTATTTCCTTAACACCTGGTGTAAATAATAATCTAGCGATGAACGCTAAAAAAGAAACAGGGGTTGGGACTTGGGTTTATCGCTTTGGTTCAAATGAAGCAACAAATAAAGAAGCTGTCCAACTATTCGTTCCCGGAAAATCTGTAAAGCTTGCACAACAATATTCAACGAAGTTAGTTTGGGCATTAGAAGATACGCCCGCTAATAATTAA
- a CDS encoding WxL domain-containing protein gives MKKQFTGIVLCSTFAVAGWSLQAKAEEPKEYRSNGLVEFIPNVDPTEPVDPENPDPEKPVKPIDPTDPEGPNPGTQGPLSIDYASSFDFGKNRISNKDQVYFARAQQYQENQKETPNFVQISDNRGTNSGWSLRVTQKEQFKATKATLNSQLTGAQISLANPTVNSNAQNVVKPEATNKIALVPGTASLVAAAKQGTGAGTWATYWGKVEVVAERDETNTVHNVNVTKDVALSVPGSTPKDAVKYQTKLLWTLTAVPGI, from the coding sequence ATGAAAAAACAATTCACAGGAATCGTTCTATGCAGTACATTTGCAGTTGCTGGTTGGTCCTTACAAGCGAAGGCAGAAGAGCCAAAAGAGTATCGTTCGAATGGTTTAGTAGAATTTATTCCGAACGTAGATCCGACAGAGCCAGTTGATCCAGAAAATCCCGATCCAGAAAAGCCAGTCAAACCAATTGATCCGACAGACCCAGAAGGTCCCAATCCTGGTACCCAAGGACCGCTGTCTATTGATTATGCTTCAAGTTTTGACTTTGGGAAAAATCGTATTTCGAATAAAGACCAAGTATATTTTGCAAGAGCACAGCAATATCAAGAAAATCAAAAAGAAACACCAAATTTTGTGCAAATTTCTGATAATAGAGGAACCAATAGTGGTTGGTCTTTAAGGGTTACGCAAAAGGAGCAATTTAAAGCAACAAAGGCGACTTTAAATAGTCAGTTGACAGGTGCGCAAATTTCTTTAGCTAACCCGACTGTTAATAGTAATGCGCAAAATGTTGTGAAACCAGAGGCAACAAATAAGATTGCCCTTGTTCCAGGAACTGCATCGCTAGTGGCAGCTGCGAAGCAAGGAACCGGTGCAGGAACTTGGGCTACTTATTGGGGCAAAGTAGAAGTGGTTGCAGAACGCGATGAAACCAATACGGTACACAATGTTAATGTTACAAAAGATGTCGCGCTATCAGTACCAGGGTCAACTCCTAAAGATGCCGTGAAATATCAAACAAAATTATTGTGGACGTTGACGGCTGTACCAGGAATTTAA